A window from uncultured Desulfobacter sp. encodes these proteins:
- a CDS encoding GntR family transcriptional regulator, which yields MLKYQNISTSILEFLRRQIVSGKIQGGERLIENKLSVELGVSRPPLRETFRILQNESLVKTTPRIGTYVTELSSADFNQICDLRIMVECFAVQQLKNMRRKELPELEKIVKIQNAVQIPKKFIDEEQKYTLFWKFANFHLQLVESAGNSYLTHWYRGLSSNIARYQYLFFFQPGAIAKDLNDHTKMLALIKSGQLEEAEQLMKAHLEYQRKKLMKTISQFEKADADADKYISKPRENMS from the coding sequence ATGCTGAAGTACCAAAATATTTCAACAAGCATCCTTGAATTTTTAAGGCGGCAGATTGTGTCCGGAAAAATTCAAGGCGGTGAACGTCTCATCGAAAATAAACTGTCTGTTGAACTTGGGGTCAGCCGTCCGCCCCTAAGAGAAACTTTTCGCATCCTTCAAAACGAAAGCCTGGTTAAAACCACCCCCCGCATCGGTACCTATGTGACGGAGTTAAGCAGTGCGGATTTTAACCAAATCTGTGATCTTCGCATCATGGTTGAATGTTTTGCTGTTCAGCAATTAAAAAACATGAGGAGAAAAGAACTGCCTGAACTGGAAAAAATCGTTAAAATCCAGAACGCAGTTCAGATCCCCAAAAAATTTATTGACGAAGAACAAAAATACACATTGTTCTGGAAGTTTGCCAATTTTCACCTCCAGTTGGTTGAGTCTGCAGGCAACTCCTATCTCACCCACTGGTACCGGGGGTTGTCATCAAACATTGCACGCTATCAGTATCTGTTTTTTTTCCAACCCGGGGCCATTGCCAAGGATTTGAATGACCATACCAAGATGCTGGCCTTGATTAAATCAGGCCAGTTGGAAGAAGCCGAGCAGCTTATGAAAGCCCACCTGGAATACCAGCGCAAAAAATTAATGAAAACAATCAGCCAATTTGAAAAGGCCGACGCGGATGCAGACAAGTACATAAGTAAACCAAGGGAGAATATGTCCTAG